The Desulfitibacter sp. BRH_c19 genomic interval AATCGTTCCAATTATGATAATTAAAACTACAAGAGGAATAACCAAACCCATTTCAGGATTATTCAATAAGTGCAGAAAACTCTTTTTCTTCTTACGTGTTTCAGACTTCTCACTTTTTTGAACACTCACAATCTTCCCTCCATTTTTCAGGATATTCCATATTCTCTAGCTGTAGTTATCATTGCAGTTATATTTTCTTCGGGAGTACCCGGAGCTAGGGCACATCCAGGTCCTAAAATCAAACCACCATCTGCACCTGCAATCTCCATTGCCTTTTTAGTCAGTATTTCTATTTCTACTGCAGTTCCAAAACGTAAAACTCTAGGAGAAACTGGTCCAAGCAAACAAGCTTTCCCCTTTACAGCCTCTTTAACCACTTTTAAGTCCACTTTTTCATCTATTTCTAATATTTGTGCTCCAGTTTGCACCATTAAATCAATAATTCCCGTACTGTTCCCACAAATATGAAGAGAAATGATACCATTTTTTTCTTTAACAGCATCAACTACTCTTTTTTCGTAAGGCTGTGCAAATTCTTCATACATTTTTGGTGAGATTAAATCTGGTCCCGCCAAGCTTTCTCCCATAGAGGTGGCATGGGCACCTGCCTCTAATTGGGCTAATGCAAATTTTGTTGTAGCTAATGTACAAATTTCCAACAATCTATCTAAGAGTTCCCTTTTTTCTGGAGCCAACAAATCCATCAGAAAATTATCTACTCCTCTTAAAAGCGCAGCTAATGAAAATGGTCCCTGATCAGCTCTTCCCATTATAAATGCTTCATTACCAATTTCTTTTACCATAATTTCTGTTGCCCTCAAAAGCTCTGGCAAAGTAGCCGCACTACCAGGATCAGGTACAGAAAGTTTCTCCACATCTTCCAATCTATCTAAAACAGGCTTAATCACTTTAGGAACTTCATTCTCTGGATAAACTACTTGAGCACCCATTGCTTCCGCTAAAGCCGTAGTACCATTTTCAAGCAAAATCATATCATGCTTAAATTTTTTCCAAAAAGTCATCTGCGTTTTAGCAATTAACTCACCACTTTTAAAAATTTCTGCCATGGAATATGGTGAATTTTCAGCAGCCATTGCAAAGGCATGCAAATCAACAGGCACGATATCGGTAGCTTCTAATTGAATTGTTTTAAATACCCTTTCTACAGGTGTTAACATATCTAGCCTCCCTAATATAAAACAATCTTTAAAACGTTTTAAAAAATACTTCGACCTTTATTAAAATAATCCTTCTAAAAAAGAAAATTTATGGGTAAACACTCGTGGATATTGTTACCTTTACCAAGTTAACATTCGACACTTTTTGACATAGTTCGGGGTATGTGGTTTGATACGAAATCATATAGATACTGCGATGGTTGCCACCTAAGTACTTTGCGTCATTTTCAGCTAAATCTGCCCCATCGGGTTTCTGACCAGAATGGTTCTACCCAGAATCCCATAACTGCTGGACCAGCCCCATCTGGACTGTTTGGAGTCAGTCCTACATGATGAGAATATTAATCTATAATATGTAAAGCATATTAATAATTCCAATAATGTACCTCATGCTAATGCAAATATAGAAGAGGTTTTATCTATCACTCGAGGGGGGTACTAAATTTGTCTATAAATAGAAAAGACAAAAGCAATAGTTTGATCTGGGATAAAAGTAATGCTTTCAATCGTTTAGTTTTGATTAGTACATTTAGTGGCGGTATCTCTTCTGTAGCAAAAACTATCATATCAGCAGTATTCTTTTATTCGGGTTACTCAAACTGGTTCAATTTATTGGATGCTGGATCTGTTATCTACAGAACAACAGAATTTCCTTTGGATTTTTGGTATCTAGCCTTTGCTATGGTTACCCATATTATCTGGGGGAGCATTCTTGGAGTTGGTTTGGGACTGACTTATCTCCTTGTTGGAAGAAACCACTATCTAATGATAGGAAGTTTCTATGGCTTTTTCATTTGGATACTGGTTAGAAACTTTTTTGCAACCATATCTTTAACAATGGGTTTACCTTTGATGGATGCAGCATCCATATCCATATCTCTTCCAAGCCATATTCTTTGGGGTACATTAGCTGGATACCTTATAGTTAGATTGTTTCCGATAAGGAAGATATAACTCTATAAAACAAAAAAGGCCCTGGAACGGATCCAAGGCCTTGATAAAACTAAGTTTTGTTACTCCACTTCCACTTCTACTTCTGTTCCTGGCTCAGGCTCTACTTCCACTTCCATCATTTCCATGATTTGTTCCATGTATTCCTGCTGAGTAATTGCATTACTTAAATCAGGAAGCTCAATTTCTACGCCAAAGTCAGAGAGTATAAAATCACCCTGCATTTGCATATGCATACTTACAGGTCCTTCTGGAATCATTGTCTCATCCAATTCAAACTTCAATTCCATATCCATAGACATTCCCTCAGTTAAGAATGTATCTTTATTGATATAGGTTTCAGTATAAAAAGTTAGCTCCATTGTCTCCAGCATAGACTTAATCACCTGCTGCATTTCAGCATTAACATCTGTCATTTCTTCTTGCTCTTCTTCAGATAGTTCAATGCCTCCAGTAACTAAATCTTCAAAATTGAAATCGCCCATCAACTCTTCTAGTACTTTTTTAAATGTATCACCATAAACATGGTTTGTTACCGTATAATACTCTTGACCATCTATTACTACATCTTCCCCAAATTTATTAGTAATCCCAAATTGACGCATCATATCTACTGACTGCTGGGGAGTAATCTGAATAAGATTAGTCAAACCATCCATCATGCCCATTTCAGCTAAATCCTGAACTATCCACTGATCGGCCATTGGCATTTTTTGATAGATAGCATTATCATACCATACCATTTCAGTAACCATAGTGTTTTGCGCTTCAAACATGGCCATCTCTTCTTCAGTCAAGCCCATTTCTTCAAAAGGCATCTCCATGGTTTGTCTCATGTACATTGCCATTGGTTCCTGTTGAAATACTCCTTCCATTGTCATATTCATTTCAGGAATTTGTGGCATTTCAGCCATTTCGGCAGCTTCTGGCGTAGTAATGTCCATTACAATTACAGCATCTCCGCTCATCTTGTATGTATTAAACTCCTGTAATAGCTCTGTAGACTTGACAACTAAATCATCTGCAGATAAATCACCCTCAGGTAAATCACTAACTGATTCTTGCCAGAACACAATCACTTGATTGTTGGAACTGTCCCATTCTACCTCTCCACCGAGATTTTCAAAGAAGTTACGAAGAGCTACATAGCCTTCCTCTTCAACAGTTACTCCTAGTGTACTAGTTAACGAATCTGCCGAAATATAGCTGACACCATTTTCCAAATACATATCAGCTACATAATCCTCACCGTTAAAAGATAAGGACACCCCATCAGCAAAAGCCGCTGGTGTTGCTAGGACTACTACTAAAAGGCCAATCAATAGTAGCAACCCCATTTTCCTTCCCATAATCTTCATACTCTTTCCCCCAAACTTAAATTTTTTACTACCACTAATAACTAAAGGATCCTAATTTACTTCTTTAAAAGAAACATTAGATTGAAGTAGTCTATTTTCAACTATTCTCTCTTAGGTTTAAGGAATCCTCTTTAAAACTAAACGAATTTATTCCAAATTTTAGATATAATTACTAATTGAAGTAAGATCTTAATTCAGGGGAGTTTTTACTCCCGCTGAATTTTAGAGCTACGAATGAATGGCTTAGTTGGCGTTACTCCCACTTGTAGAAGATGGGAGACTTACGCCAAGTTAGTCAGTTAAAAAGTATAATATTTTCCCTGTAATCTATTTGTAAATCTTTCTCTAAAAACTCCAGAAATCTTGTAAGCATTGCTGCAGCTTCAGCCCGTGTCATCACCTGATTAGGGTTGAAATTATTGGCGGTATCCCCGCCTACCAGGCCAACTTCCCGGGCAACATAGACACTATCCTTAGCCCAATTTGGAATCCTTGCATCATCACTAAATTGGGTTCTAAAACCGGGTGTTGGAGCTTTACTCTCAAATCCCAGAGCCCGAATAAGAATTGTAACAGCTTGAGCACGGGTAAGAGGGTCATTCGGTCCAAACTGTATAGCTGAAACACCTTCAATAATTCCTTTATCAAGTGCCTCCATAACATAGTTAAAGTCCGGATCTGTGGAACCTACATCTATAAATGGAGATATTTCATCCTCAGGCTCGGCATATCTAGTTCTTCTGGTTGGTCTTTCCTCTTCTTCAGCATTAGACTCAACCTTAATATTACAGGCCCTAATTATTCCCTTTGTAAATTCTACCCTTGTCATTGGTACATCAGGCAAAAAGTATTCATCTATGTTATCAAAAACGTCTAATGAATACATTCTACGTATGTTATCCTCAGACCAATGGCCTCCAACATCCCTGAATTTAGGAACAATCAGGCTTTCAAGCTCTGGAACCATCTTCTTTGACAGCTGAAGGACACCCCTATCCCGACCACTTGCAAGAGGACTTCCCTTAACCATCCTGGGCAGATTATAATCATACATTGAGACCATTTCTCTATTGGTTGTTCTAACATGTCCCCCTTCAAAGCTGATCAAGCTTGGGCTACTTTCAGAATAAATCAGGTTTTTGTGAGTGCTGTCTGACGCTTGGACTTTATAAGAACCTCCCCAGGCAATTTCCTCTGTGATATCTTCTTCATCATCCTCACCCTCTATCAACAGCTCTCTTTCAGTATTAATAACATAATTTATTATCTGAGTTTCAGTCTTTCCCCAAAAATTCTCATAGCCCACATTTCCTCCAGAAATATCAATCATCACTCTTCCCTGACCACTATTAATGTTGTATATTTTCTTACCTGTAATATTGCCTAAATAATATTTGGCTGCAGGTCTATTATCTATGACATCAGATTTCGAGAAAAAATAATCAGCAAGGACATATTTGTCCCCATTTATCTCAATTGTCTCTTTGTAGCTTGATATCTCAGTCTGTCCCAAAGTTTGCCCCTTATCAGGCCTATCAGTAAAGGTAGTATTATAGGACATTGTTCGGTCAATCTTGCCTTGCATTGATTTGTCTTCTGGTTCTAAGGTAAACCGATAGCTATTGGTTAGTGAGGCGCTGGTTCCCATTTCAGGTTCAGTAACTTTTACCGTACCCACAAACTTAATGGGTTCACCACTAATAAATATATATTCTTCATACTCGTATTCATTATATACTCCACCTAAAAAATCAGGAGGTACTGCTAATCCAACTCCACCAACAGCTATCAACACCAATACTATTGTCATAAATCTAAGTAGCTTTAAATATTTCATGCAGCAACCCCCAGTTGTTTGTTTTAGAATACAGAAGTCAGAAGCCAGAATACAGGGAAATGGCGTATGGAGCGAACCATAATTAAATTATTTTGCAATTCTTAGTTTATGAAAGCTAAAAAGACGTAATGATTTGCTTGTTTGAGTGAAGCGAGTTTGCAAAGCATAGGCTTTATGATTGAAATAAACTCTAGAATTGCTAAAATTTAATTGCCAGGTGAGCATAATATGCCCTTTTCCTATGTAAGTAGCTGCTAACTCTGGTGACCAAGCAATACTGCCTTCAGACTTTATTTTACTATGACCACCTTACCCCTGAAATCATCCCTTACTAGATACAGCCTGTCTCCTATTTTCAATTCCTCGGGTAATATAAGCTTTCCATCCTTTATTACAATAGCTCCTTCTAGATTAACCCTTAAAGAAGAATTCTTGGGAACCCACTCTTCATGTCTATTGCTCCAATCATTAGCATTCCTTAATGTTGTTGTCCAGCCCACATTGCGATCATCCTCAATAACCTCAATAATCCCATTAGTAACTCTTTGCTTTAGAAGAGAATCAAGATCTTTCATTAAACCTATAGAAGCTATCCGATCACCATCAGTATAGATATATCCATACCAGCTTTTTAAATTATTATTTCTAGCATAACGGCTATCCTCATCTACACTATAATCCGTTGAATAGAATTCCTTGGTTGTTAGATATGTATCAGTTTCCATATCATAAATGAAAGTATCATTGTCGTAGAAAAGCTCCTTTTCTTCATCAAAGCCTTCCCATTGATTTTTATTCAAAATAAAGAAATCATCTATCCTGACCAGA includes:
- a CDS encoding S-layer protein — protein: MKYLKLLRFMTIVLVLIAVGGVGLAVPPDFLGGVYNEYEYEEYIFISGEPIKFVGTVKVTEPEMGTSASLTNSYRFTLEPEDKSMQGKIDRTMSYNTTFTDRPDKGQTLGQTEISSYKETIEINGDKYVLADYFFSKSDVIDNRPAAKYYLGNITGKKIYNINSGQGRVMIDISGGNVGYENFWGKTETQIINYVINTERELLIEGEDDEEDITEEIAWGGSYKVQASDSTHKNLIYSESSPSLISFEGGHVRTTNREMVSMYDYNLPRMVKGSPLASGRDRGVLQLSKKMVPELESLIVPKFRDVGGHWSEDNIRRMYSLDVFDNIDEYFLPDVPMTRVEFTKGIIRACNIKVESNAEEEERPTRRTRYAEPEDEISPFIDVGSTDPDFNYVMEALDKGIIEGVSAIQFGPNDPLTRAQAVTILIRALGFESKAPTPGFRTQFSDDARIPNWAKDSVYVAREVGLVGGDTANNFNPNQVMTRAEAAAMLTRFLEFLEKDLQIDYRENIILFN